The Tolypothrix sp. PCC 7910 genome includes the window ACTCATCAGAATAACGGATCATCACATCATCAAGCAATCCTGTGTATGTCCGTTGCATACTATCGAGTGAAAAAGTTTCTCTACTATTAATAGTTGAAGATTGATTTCGTTCAGGACTTACGTTTCTATTCGTCATAACTATTTATTTAGTACAACAATTCAGGATAAAACAGAGAACATTTGCATTTTCAAAAAAAATAGAGTTGGTCTGAAAATGTAAGCTGTTCCACATAATATAATTTTTCAGATTTACCAAGCCAGTTAAATGTTTATGGCAAAATACATAATTTTTACCATAATGTTAGAAAATAAAGCTTCAACCCAAATTTATATATGAGGTTTAAAAGTTGCCTGAGATTTTTATTTCACCAGAGTTACGGAAGAGCGTTAGGGTCTGAGATTTTGAACGTCCAGCGTTCTTCGGAACCTTTAAAAAGAGAGAAACAAGGCTCACTCTTTTTGAATAGAGCTGATTATTTGTCACAAGGCAGTCTGAAAAACCTATTTTCCGTAATACCCCCGCTTATTTTGGATATATTTGAAGATGTCTTCAATTTTTACGTGTATCTACCAGTAGATTATAATTTCTGGTTTTAGTGGGTATTACATAGTTAATGTAATTTTTTCGTAAAGATAATTCAAATTTTTACCAAATCAATCTGTGTCAAATCTTTTACAATTACATCGGCTGCACTTAAATCCAAATCATAAAGAGGATTCTTAAAACCAATGCAGAACATACCAGCGCCCTTGGCGGCACAGATGCCAGCGGGTGAATCTTCAATGGCCACACACTCAGATGGTTTAACTTGTAGGATTTCTGCTGTTGCAAGATATATATCTGGATCTGGTTTATTATTAGCAACGTCTTCACCCGATACACAAACTTGGATATACTCCCGATATCCAAATTTCAACATTTCAGCTTCAATTGTTGCTTTATCCATTGACGATGCAACCCCTATCAAATATTCACTTGCTAAGATTGCCAGCACTTGAAGGTTTTCCTTAATTGGTTTAACACGATCCTTAATTAAGAGATAGTTTTTGTACCACTCACGCGAAATGTTCTCTGGAACTTCATCAAGGTTAAATGTCTCAATTGCCTTTGCTGCAAGGGATATGCTCGACGGCCCAAGGTGTAAGAGGTACCAACTAAAACCGTTCTTTACACTATAGGGGGCAAGAGTTTGCTGCCAAGCCGTAGCCTTGACCTCTTCGGAGTTAACAAGTACGCCATCTTTATCAAAAATGATTGCCTTGACTTCCATGATTTTTTGCCAATCCTAATACTAATACCATTTCACAAAAAAGATGATACAGATAAACAATGAATAAATAATCAATAAATGGTAAAGAGTAAAGATGGCTGGTGTTACAAAAGTAAAAATAAAATAATCATTTGAAGAATTGCATAACTTTTAAAAAAATAAAAAAGCTAACTAGAAAATATTTATTTGAGATTTTGCTATTTTAATACAACCTGTTTTAACATCTTTTTAGGAAAGTTTGCTGCTGCCTATCATATACTGAGTATATACATATTCTCCAGCTAGATAAAGGAGCTTTTAATTTGAGTCAGTATCAAATCCACAGAGTGCATTTGGAGTTGACACAGTGCTAAAAATCATAGATCAAAAGTCTGGTGAATCATTTCAAAATCGAAAAGTAACCGCTTACTTTGAAAATTCTAAAATTAGGCTTGACATTGATTCCTCAACTCATCCAGAAAACTTTTTGGAAATGTACAAGAAACGCAAGCCAGTAGACCCTACAGTAATTGTTAATGACCTTCTTACTAATGGCTTTACGTTAGCTAATCTTGGTATTTCAGTTGCTCTCGAATTACGTTCACCCAGAGGTGACAGGTTTGCTGTTTTCACTCGACGAGGCTCTGATTACAAGTGCTTGGCTTTAATTTCAGGTTACTGGGATGCAAGTTTAGATCCGACACCAGAGGCGTGTGCTAAACGTGAACTCCTAGAGGAATTTTTGGTATTTCAACAATCCGATGAGAAATTTCTTGTACCTGAAGGTATGAGATTTCCTTATGAAAAATGCCAGTGTACCTCCTCTAAACATTGGACGCTTATACCTAGCGCAGAGACCATTGGATGGGTACTAAGTGCCAAACTTGAAATAGCTGACACAGACAACTGTCGCATTTATATTGACGCAACAACGTCTTCAGCTCAAGTCGTTTACGGATATTATGCAGAATTTTCAGACTGGCAAGAGTTATCGATCTTTCATGCAGAAGATCGACCAGATGAAAATAATAATCTTGTCACATACCTTGAGGATCAAGCGATTGTTCTATTTTCAATTACAGAAAATCACCTAGTAAATCCTGGCTATTACCTTAAAGAAGGTCAACTAGTAAGCTCTGATTTACCAGACGATGCTTACTTTCATCCTTCTATGGTTGGAGCTAACCACTTTGGAATCGTATCTTCTGACAAAATTCCTTTAAAAGACGTAATTTCGTCCAAGCGATTATCATAGCTTAGACAAAAGGGACTTGCTTAAAAATAAAGTACCAGTTATGTGAGAATTGATTGGTTTTTATCGCTTTTTGATGTGAAGAAATATTTCACCAACAGTGTCTATCTCGGCGGCCACCCTGAATTATCCTCTTCTTTTCTCTCTTGAAATATGAACCACATCAAAAGCCCCCATCTGGGGGTATTTTTGTGGCGATCGCAAACTATCTATTAAATTTTGTCCCGGCTTTTCTGCCTTTCCACCAACGCTTCTATCAACGCCCCAGGGTCAGAGTTGATTTCTTCTAATAATCTCACTAAGGCTTCCTCTACAATTACTTCCTTATAAGGGGCATTAGTTTTTCCTAGTTCCAACTGGAGTGTTAGGTGCAGCTTGTCTAGCCGATCCAGCACTTGTGAGTTGATTTGGAATGTAGATTTACGCCAGATTATTTTTTCAGATTTAGATTGTTGACTTGTTGACTTGTTAGCTTGTTGGCTGGCTGAATTGTTGTCTTGTGGACTTGCTATATGGACAGCTTGCTGACTTGTTAACGTCTCCTTGAGATTGTTGTCATCTGCTTTATCTTGTTCGCTTGTTGACAAGTCATCTTCCTGACTTGTTGGCTTGTCAGCTTCCTGAATGGTTGACTTGTTATCTGGTTGACTTGTTAACTTTTTCTGACGATTGTTAGTTTGAGAAGTAGAGGTCAACGGCTGTGCTTTATCTTGTTCACTTGTTGACAAGTCATCTTCCTGACTTGTTGACTTGTCACCTTCCTGAATGGTTGACTTGTTATCTGGTTGACTTGTTGACTTTTTCTGACGATTGTTAGTTTGAGAAGTAGAGGTCAACGGCTGTGCTTTATCTTGTTCACTTGTTGACAAGTCATCTTCCTGACTTGTTGACTTGTCACCTTCCTGAATGGTTGACTTGTTATCTGGTTGACTTGTTGACTTTTTCTGACGATTGTTAGTTTGAGAAGTAGAGGTCAACGGCTGTGCTTTATCTTGTTCACTTGTTGACAAGTCATCTTCCTGACTTGTTGACTTGTCACCTTCCTGAATGGTTGACTTGTTATCTGGTTGACTTGTTGACTTTTTCTGACGATTGTTAGTTTGAGAAGTAGAGGTCAACGGCTGTGCTTTATCTTGTTCACTTGTTGACAAGTCATCTTCCTGACTTGTTGACTTGTCACCTTCCTGAATGGTTGACTTGTTATCTGGTTGACTTGTTGACTTTTTCTGACGATTGTTAGTTTGAGAAGTAGAGGTCAACGGCTGTGCTTTATCTTGTTCACTTGTTGACAAGTCATCTTCCTGACTTGTTGACTTGTCACCTTCCTGAATGGTTGACTTGTTATCTGGTTGACTTGTTGACTTGCTAACTTGCTCAAATCCAGCCAAGACTTTATCCGTTGAGGATAGCGGGTCATTTTCGTCATTTAATCGGACACGTCGCTTTGCCATAGGTTTTTTTATGCCTTTACATTTCAGCAATCAAATTGGCTATCGCCCCATAGGGCTGCACTAGTTTTTTGTCGTTGGTATATATATGTATAGGTTCGCCGGCTAAGTTGGACTCGGAAAACTTGATGGACTTGGGAACTGGTTCAAAAATGCGTATGTCTTGCAGTCGTTTCTTGAGAGAGTCCAAGACATCTTGAGTCATCACCGTGTTTTCAGCCATTGTCGGCAGTACCCCTAATATTCTTAGTTGAGGATTGAGGCGTTTTTGCACGCTGGCTAATGTTTCCAGCAGTGCTGCCAGTCCTTTAAGGGCAAAAAATTGACACTGCACTGGAATCAAGACTACATCCGCAGCTGCTAAGGCATTAACCGTTAACAGTCCCAAAGAAGGTGGGCAATCAATCAAGATGTGCTGGTATTGCTTAAGTATGGGGGCCAGTTTCTCTTTGAGGATGTAAAAGTTACCCACCTTCATGAGAATTTCGGTTTCTCCCTTCGCAAGATTAATGTCAGCAGGTAGTAGACTAATCCCGAATTTAGTAGCAACTACGGCATCTATGACTTCTGCTTGTTCTGTAATTACGTCATAGCAGCTAATCTGCTCGTCAGCCACTTCTACCCCTAAACCCGTGGTGAGGTTCCCTTGAGGGTCAAGGTCAATTGCGAGGACAGTACCCGAAGAAGCCAGGATTCCTCCTAAACAGATGGTGGAGGTGGTTTTAGCTACACCTCCTTTTTGATTTGCTATCGCGATGATCATTGAATGAACAGCCAACCATATTGCTTACGAGCTTACTGGCAAGCTATAAATATAGCAAGTTAGCTTCCTAACCAGCCAACAAGTTAGCTTGTCAGCAAGTCGAAAATTTTCTGTCCGTTATAGCATATATATTGCAGTGGCTTTATTTTGTGCAAATTTAAAAGCTGTAAGTTCTTCAAAAAAAAGCTACTGATGTTCAGTATTTAAACTAAACAGTTTATTCTGCCCCTGTGTCAGCCAGGCTGTATCTGCCCCTAATATAAATATAGATATCACCCATTCGTGAGAATCAACTATGACTGAAACCAAACCCAGCCGCGTTACCCGCAGGGGAAGAATTTTTCCCCAAATCCAGTGCTTGGAAGAGAAAAAGCTTGCCTGGAAAACTTCTCAAGATGAATTTTACCAACGCTGTAAGCCCATTTTTGATAGAGTCCAACCCGAACTAATTAAAACTCACTACAACTGGTACATGGCAATCGAACCAGAAAGCCGCGAATACTTTGTTGATAAAGATGAGATGACTGCTATTAAGATGTCACGTCAAAAACACCCAAACTGTCCCGTTTTCGTCTTTAAAATTAACGAAACTGGAGTTGCTGGGACAATATGATATCAGGAAGGTTTGGTGGAAGTAATTTCATAATTTACGAAATTTAGCACAATATCTTTGCAATACTTAAATAAATTAACCTGGAAACATTTTTACTAAATCATCACCAGGAATAATTGTGGTGTAGAACACATAATCTTTATTTGCTACATAGCGGCGGTCTTGTTTTATTAATGCCATAAACTCTCTATGTCCGTCTCTACGACGTCCAACTAGACTACCCGCACTAGCATTCTTAATATTTTTACTTGGTGCGTCATAACCCCAACTTTGACTAACGTTGAAAAGACCTGTATCTAATTTGTCGCCAGTGCGTTGAAAATCTTTGTTAAAATCTCGGTAAACAGTGACAGGGGCAACTTGTATCAACGCTTCGTGACGGTCTGCGTTGCCGTGGTATCCTACTGCCCAAGCCTTATATTGGCCAAACTTAATACGTGTAGCACCTCCGGGATTCATGGGATGGTAAGTATAATAATCGCCAGGTTCAGTTGTAGCCTCCCAGTTACCAACAATTTTGGGAACTCCATCAATTACCTCAATGACTATTCGCCGATCATTAAATTGATTTGGAGTATTCTTGTTGAGACTCCCGTCTTCATTCATACCCTCCACGTAAACAATGTTGTATTCTTTTAGCTCGGTAAATACTTGATAATTTTTTGCCACCATATATTTTATAATTCGGCTGGCTAAGTTATTATTTGACTTTATCAATCTGAGAGGCGGATTCTGACTAAAATTTTTAGTAACCTGATGCGCTACAACAGATGTCAGCAAACCTACTCCTCCCAAACCAAGGCATTTTAAAAATTGCCTGCGGCTTATTAACGATGAAGTAGTATTAGCTGATGCAGCAAAACTCGGCTGGTGAATTAGTGGTTCAATCATTATTCCCAGTTTGCGTTTAGTCTTAATGGGTAACTTTCATCATAGGAGAAACACATTCTTGGATGATCATCAAAGAAATAGACGCTGACAAATACACTTTCGTTTTTCAGACGTTCAATTATCTCTTCCACAAACTTAGCCTGATGATCTCGATAGCTGATGCGGTTCCACAAGAAAGATATATTCAGGGAGAACTTGGTAATTACGATAAACTGGAGTTAACCCATCCACCCCACTTAAGAGTTGCATCAATAGTTTTCTCTACATCCAGTAGACCGAAAACTTCTGCGCTCGCGCACAGAGTGATACCTGTAAAACCGATTATTCTCTTTATAAAGAACTGGAACGGCTATATGTTACAGTTTACAAGTCGCAGCGCGAGAAAAGTAGTGATTTGTTAGTTGAAATTGGTATCTAGTATAGGATTCCGGTAGTATTCCTATACTACTATTATCGCCTTCTCTCTCCACTTTTGATATCACTTGACTGTAAGAGTAATATTGCTTCTGCCCATCATCATACCACCCAACGCGAGAAGCAAAACGACTATAAGCTTTTTCATCATCATCTGTCCATTCGGTAATACCCAGTTTCAAACCTTCCTTTACCCAGATTTCCTTTTGCACGCTGAAACCAAAACGGTTATTTGAGTTTTGTAACCATAGCAAGTCAATATGTCGAAATCTATCGCAGGAAAACTTTTTTAAGGATTCTGGATCAAAATAACCTTGTTCTTCTCTATTAGCAATATAGAGCATAATCCGCTCCGTTCTTTTATCAGCTTCCTGCCATTTTTTGTTCACAAGTAAGTTATTAAGTTCATCTAGATAGTGTTCTGTTAAAGATTTCTTAACTTCAATCTTGAGATTTTTATCTCCATTTTTTGAGAGTAAAGCGATAAATTCTCGATGTAACGCTTCTACATTTTGTTTAGACAAAATTTTTATTTTAATTTCTGAGATGAATGGAGGGCTAATTTTAGCTTCAGTTTTCCCTCTTTTACCTTCTCGCTTAAGCTTATTAAAAATCTCAAAAGCTTTCTTATACTCTTCGATTGCTTGCTGAGTTTTTCCTTGTTCTTTAAATAAATTTCCTTGAGATTTTAAATTTAAAATACGAATTTGTAAGGCTTCATTAGAACTATAATTTTGCAAATATTTCCATTGTTCTTGACTCTTTTCTAGATAATCTTGTGACTTTTTAAAATCTTTTGATTTGAGCTTTTGATAAGCATAAGATATTCCAGTATAGAGAACTGCTTGTTTGAGTTTATGGTCTTTGATATTGACAGATTGTCCGGCTTGTGAAAATAACTCTTTAGCTTCAGAATCAGAACCTTCATCTTCAAGTTGTCCAGCTAATTTAGCAAAGGTTTCCACTGTTTGAAGATATTCTTCACTATCTGCAACTTGTTGTTTAAAAATTAATCCTACAATTCCTGCTCCCAACAAAGTAAAAATTAAAATAACAGTACCACTACGAATCCTCTGTCTAGCTTTCTTATTAGCCTCAGCGAGTGCTTTATTTCTCTGTTCTGCTGCTTCCTTATCCTTCCTTTCCCTCTCCAACTGCGCTGCTTGTTCAGATGCAGCAATTTCCTCTTGAATTTCCTTCTCTTTACTAGCTGCTAAAAACTGTTTATCCTGATAACTTAAATTCTTATCTTTCCCCCATTCTTCTGCACCTTTCAGTGTATTTCCCCGCAAAAGCCGAGATTCATCCTTACCTCCAGAAGCAACCCAAGCGCGAAAAGCTTCCGAATACGGACGCAAATTATTTAATTGATTTTCCGCCCAACTCTGATTAAAAACCTGTTGATAAACTCGATTGTAAACCCTTAACTTACCTTCGATTTTAACAACTAATCCGGATAATCTTAACTCGCTAGATTCAACACTGTTATTAGCAGCAACTTCTCCCTGTTGTTGAATCTGCTGGTACAATTCCAACAGATACCCGGCTCGTTGTTCATTAGCAAGAATCCTGTCTCTGATAGTTCGTAAATGTTCCGGGTCATCCTGGGATTCCCAATTCTCAATAATCCTTGACTTTACCACCTCCTCCACAGAACGGGGATTCTCTTTCCCTGACTCCTCCACCATAAACTTACACAGTTTTTGGGTGAGAAATGGTTGTCCTCCCGTCCAATCTAGGATTTCTGCCATTACCCTTTGGGGATAATTAAACTTTCCTTGCAACCCCTTAATTAACGGTTCAACCTCATCAATTTGAAAACCATGTAATTCTATTGCTTCCCCAATATTAAAAGGAGTTTGGGTTTTATTAGTAATCAAATCACCGGGAGTCGCTACTCCCAATAAAGCAAAAGTTAACCGTTCAAAAATAGGATTATCAACCCGCTGATTCTGAAAAAAGCGAATCAATGCAAAAAAATCATCTAGGGAAAAATATTGACTCAGTACCTTATCAATTTCATCTACAAAAATGACTATTGGTTGCTGAATCTTTGCTAGTAATACCTTTTCAATAAACAGACTCAAACATTGCACTGGAGAAAGAATATTTTGATGTTTTTGCCACCATATCTGCCAATCAAAATCAAATTTATCCTCCAACTGGCAGCTTTCTGATAAGTTGTAAACAATTCCCCCATACCACTGTTCTTGACTTACCTTCCCAATCCCCGTCAAATCAATGGCTGCACAGACAGTCCCTTGTTTCTGTAACCGTTGCATAGTCTGCACCCGCAAGCTAGACTTACCCATCTGCCGAGAGTTGAGGACGTAACAAAATTTACCTGCCTGCAATTTTAGGTAAAACTCCTCATCTGCTTGTCGCTGCACATAACTGGGAGCATCAACCGGGAGACTTGCACCGATTTGGTAGAAATTGGAACTACTGCCTATCATAATTACAGTTCCTTACAATACACGGCGGAAATACTCGCGGTATAGTTGACAACGGGGCGTGACATGATTGTTCTGTCGCTGTACCAGTCCTAAACTGTGTAATTTATAGATTTGCATGGAATCTAATTCCACCCCCATAGTTGAATTCACTACTTGTTTCAAAGCTTGTACTAAATCCGGTGCAGAACGCAAAATCTCTAATAGATAACGCAGGTGATTGCTATAAATCCCAGCTTCTGTTGTTGCCGACTCTAATAAATCTTTGAAGGTTGTTTTCCCCGTCGCCACATCATACATCGCCAACCGTAACAGATAGGGATGTCCTCCTACCATTGTTCTTAATTCTGCTAGTAGACTATCCTGGGAATTAATGCCATGTTTTGTGGCTAAATCTTTTACCTGCTGCTGATTAAACTCCTCTAATTCCACAGGTACTCCCGCATTAAAGGGTGATTGATGGTAATCCAAGGGGATATAAACTTCTGTAGAATGAGCTAACACCAACCGCAGTTGTTTCCAAACTTCCGTATCCTTCCCTTTTTCATGCCAAGAACGCAGCATTCCGAAGAAATCTGACACTACTTCACTATAGGGAAATAATCTATCTACTTCATCTAATACTAAAACTAAAGGAGAATTTATTTGATTTAATAT containing:
- a CDS encoding HAD family phosphatase; the encoded protein is MEVKAIIFDKDGVLVNSEEVKATAWQQTLAPYSVKNGFSWYLLHLGPSSISLAAKAIETFNLDEVPENISREWYKNYLLIKDRVKPIKENLQVLAILASEYLIGVASSMDKATIEAEMLKFGYREYIQVCVSGEDVANNKPDPDIYLATAEILQVKPSECVAIEDSPAGICAAKGAGMFCIGFKNPLYDLDLSAADVIVKDLTQIDLVKI
- a CDS encoding ParA family protein, producing MIIAIANQKGGVAKTTSTICLGGILASSGTVLAIDLDPQGNLTTGLGVEVADEQISCYDVITEQAEVIDAVVATKFGISLLPADINLAKGETEILMKVGNFYILKEKLAPILKQYQHILIDCPPSLGLLTVNALAAADVVLIPVQCQFFALKGLAALLETLASVQKRLNPQLRILGVLPTMAENTVMTQDVLDSLKKRLQDIRIFEPVPKSIKFSESNLAGEPIHIYTNDKKLVQPYGAIANLIAEM
- a CDS encoding peptidoglycan-binding protein, yielding MIEPLIHQPSFAASANTTSSLISRRQFLKCLGLGGVGLLTSVVAHQVTKNFSQNPPLRLIKSNNNLASRIIKYMVAKNYQVFTELKEYNIVYVEGMNEDGSLNKNTPNQFNDRRIVIEVIDGVPKIVGNWEATTEPGDYYTYHPMNPGGATRIKFGQYKAWAVGYHGNADRHEALIQVAPVTVYRDFNKDFQRTGDKLDTGLFNVSQSWGYDAPSKNIKNASAGSLVGRRRDGHREFMALIKQDRRYVANKDYVFYTTIIPGDDLVKMFPG
- a CDS encoding AAA-like domain-containing protein, which encodes MIGSSSNFYQIGASLPVDAPSYVQRQADEEFYLKLQAGKFCYVLNSRQMGKSSLRVQTMQRLQKQGTVCAAIDLTGIGKVSQEQWYGGIVYNLSESCQLEDKFDFDWQIWWQKHQNILSPVQCLSLFIEKVLLAKIQQPIVIFVDEIDKVLSQYFSLDDFFALIRFFQNQRVDNPIFERLTFALLGVATPGDLITNKTQTPFNIGEAIELHGFQIDEVEPLIKGLQGKFNYPQRVMAEILDWTGGQPFLTQKLCKFMVEESGKENPRSVEEVVKSRIIENWESQDDPEHLRTIRDRILANEQRAGYLLELYQQIQQQGEVAANNSVESSELRLSGLVVKIEGKLRVYNRVYQQVFNQSWAENQLNNLRPYSEAFRAWVASGGKDESRLLRGNTLKGAEEWGKDKNLSYQDKQFLAASKEKEIQEEIAASEQAAQLERERKDKEAAEQRNKALAEANKKARQRIRSGTVILIFTLLGAGIVGLIFKQQVADSEEYLQTVETFAKLAGQLEDEGSDSEAKELFSQAGQSVNIKDHKLKQAVLYTGISYAYQKLKSKDFKKSQDYLEKSQEQWKYLQNYSSNEALQIRILNLKSQGNLFKEQGKTQQAIEEYKKAFEIFNKLKREGKRGKTEAKISPPFISEIKIKILSKQNVEALHREFIALLSKNGDKNLKIEVKKSLTEHYLDELNNLLVNKKWQEADKRTERIMLYIANREEQGYFDPESLKKFSCDRFRHIDLLWLQNSNNRFGFSVQKEIWVKEGLKLGITEWTDDDEKAYSRFASRVGWYDDGQKQYYSYSQVISKVEREGDNSSIGILPESYTRYQFQLTNHYFSRAATCKL